The window CACGGATCTTGGAACGAGCAGCATGCCTTGCGGCATGACGAGCAGGTTATAGGCCGAGGATTGACGCGCTTCGCCGGCGACATCGATCGCATGCAGCCCCGTGGCATCCAGCAGATCGCGATAAATACCGAACGCGCACTGCGCGCAGTCGATCGGCGGCGTGCCCGGTGACAACGCCAGCCTTGCGAACGCGTGAGGAAATGCGAGACCCGCGACGGCGCAGACCGAACCGTCGTCGCGCGCGGAAGCCAGCAGCGGCGCGATCGGCGGCACGGGTTCGCCTTGCGCAAACGGCAGCGGAACGATCTGCAGATGTTTGTGCGGCTGGCTCGCACCGGCTACCGCCCCGCCGTTGTAGAAACCGAGGCCCTGAAATCCGGCCATGCAGGTGAACAACGCGGTGAAGTCCGCGACGTTCAACAGCGCTTCCTGCGATTCGAAACGACGCGTGACGACCAACAGATGACGATCGATCACGTTGAACTTGTTGAGCAACGCGAGATGGGTGTCCGTAATGTCGGCAACGAAGAGATCCGGATCGCACGGCAGAAACGGATCGATCGACGCGCGTTTCGCGGGCTGCCCGGCTTCCCGCTTCCACCCCTCTTCGTCCTTGCGCGCAAGGCTCGATACCTGGCGCACGAGAAAGCGTACGCCGCCGTCTTCGATCGTAGTCTGGGTGGTTTCGACCGGGCGCAGCGCGCCACAGGCCAATGCGTGTTCAATCCGGCGCAGGACGGCGGGCCAGAGCATGCCGGGCTGTGGACGCACGGAGTCGCACATGGGAAAGCCTCGCCACTTGATCGGCCTGGAAAATGTTCACGGTGCTCACCGCCACATACTAGTCCCTTCGGCAAGCATTCGTCGTACTCCCGCTTCATCGAGCTTCACCGCTACTTCGGTCGGTCGAGTCCGTCATGCAACCGTGCGGTCAATCCATCGAGTCATTCGAGCCGGCCGCAGCTGGAATTTTTGAGGACTGCGGGAATATTCGATGTGACGCGAACGTTTAGCTTCCTCGGGCGCTCACGCATGGAGCGATTTCTCACCAGTCAGACTGAGGAGGACACCATGTCCCAGGTCTCGTGGGGTCTCAAGGCGGCGGCCGTCATTGCCCTCGCCGCCGGATTCACCATTGCGCATGCCGCTGACGATGATGCTTACGTCGTCACGCCACTCGTATCCAATCTGGCAGGCGCGGCCCCGAAGGTCGACCCCGTGCTGCAGAACGCGTGGGGGGTTGCCTTCAGTCCGGCAGGAAGTCCATTCTGGGTCAACGACAATGCCACCGGCTGCGCCACGCTGTACGACGGCCAGGGAACCAAGGTGCCGCTGCAGGTTTCCATCCCGCTGCCAGGCAATGTGATACCGGCCAGCGCCTGTCATCCCGTCTCTTCCATCAATCCACCGAATCCCGCGCCCGCGGCGCCGACCGGCATCGTGTGGAATCCGTCGTCGGCATTTCTCGTGCCCGGTACCAAGATTCAGGCTGCATTCATCTTCGCGACCGAGGACGGCACGCTATCCGCTTGGGCCGGTGGCTTGAATCCGGCGGACCACGCCGTGCTCGCAGCCGATAACTCGTCCACGCCCTCCGCGGCCAGCGGGGCCGTCTACAAGGGTCTCGCCTTTGGCGTGAACGCGAAGGGCCCTCTCCTGTTCGCAACGAACTTCCGCGCGGGGCGGATCGATGTATTCGGGCCTAACGGTGCAAGCGGCATGTTCACGCCCGCGACGACAGACGGCGGCTTCATCGACCGGCGCATCCCGGCCGGCTACGCACCGTTTGGTATCGCGAACATCGACGGCGATCTTTTCGTCACCTATGCGCAACAAGACGATCAGAAACATGACGACGTGGCAGGCAACGGTCACGGATTCGTCGACGTATTCGATACGGACGGCCACCTGCTGCGCCGCTTCGCCAGCCAGGGCACGCTCGACTCGCCATGGGGAATCACGCGCGCATCGTTTGCATTCGGCCGCTTCAGCGGCAAGATCCTGATCGGCAACTTCGGCGATGGCCGGATCGGTGTCTTCGACGATAACGGCAGGTTTGTCGAGCAGTTGGAGAACGCGTCCGGCAATCCGCTGGCGATTGACGGCCTGTGGACGCTGACGCTCGGTGGCGGCCGCAACTCGAGCCCGGACACGGTGTACTTCACCGCAGGTCCCAACAAGGAGACCAACGGCCTGTTCGGCACCATCGCTCCGTTGAATGGCGCCAAGGGACGAAGGTCCGATCAGAACGGGCAATAACCGGCAGTCGCGCGTGGCCAGCGGCGTGTTCCGCTGGCCCGCCCTCAACGATCCACGCGCTGCTGCAGGTGGGCCGGATAACGTTCCCCCACGATCCTGATCTGCGTCAGCGCGGCCTCGATCGCCGCGAGATCATCGGCCGTCAGCTCGAGCGCGGCCGCGCCCACGTTTTCATCGAGCCGATGCAGCTTCGTCGTGCCCGGGATCGGCACGATCCACGGCTTGCGGGCAAGCAGCCACGCCAGCGCCACCTGCGCGCGCGTCGCGCCCTTGCTGTCGGCGATCCGTCCGAGCAATTCGACGAGGCCCGCATTGGCCTTCCGGTTCTCCTCCGAGAAGCGCGGCACGACGTTGCGGAAATCGCTCTTGTCGAACGTCGTGCGCACGTCGATCGCGCCCGTCAGGAAGCCCTTGCCGAGCGGGCTGAACGGCACAAAGCCGATGCCGAGCTCGTCGAGCACGGGCAGGATCGTCTCCTCCGGCTCTCGCCACCACAGCGAGTATTCGCTCTGCAACGCGGCCACCGGCTGGACCGCATGCGCACGACGGATCGATCGCTCGCCGGCCTCGGACAGGCCGAAGTGCAGCACCTTGCCCTCGCGGATCAGTTCCTTGACCGTGCCGGCCACGTCTTCGATCGGCACGTCCGGATCGACGCGATGCTGATAGAACAGATCGATGCGATCGGTCTTCAGCCGCTTGAGCGCGGCTTCCGCGACCGCGCGAATGCGCTCGGGCCGGCTGTCGAGCGGCTGCGTCGCGTCGCCGTCCCGGAAGCCGAACTTGGTGGCGATCACGACCTGATCCCGGAACGGCATCACGGCCTCGCCGACCAGCGCTTCGTTGACGAACGGCCCATAGGCCTCGGCCGTATCGAAGAACGTGACGCCGCGCTCGAACGCAGCGCGAATCAGCGCGATGCCGCTCGCGTTGTCGGTCGCGGGGCCGTATCCGTAGCTCAATCCCATGCAGCCGAAGCCGATCTCCGACACTTCGGGTCCGCTCTTGCCGAGTTTGCGTGTTTGCATGGCACTCTCCTTTCGCTCGTTCATCGCCGGCGGGGCCGACATCGATGGAAAGGAGTTTAGGTTGCTGTCATCGGCTCAACAATCGGCGTACGATTGCATGCGGTATTGAGGAAAATTCACCAATGTCGCGTGCAGGCCTGACCGAACTGACGACCTTCATCACGATCGCGGAGCAGCGCAGCTTCAGCGGCGCGGCGCGCATCATGGGCGTATCGCCGTCCGCGCTCAGTCACGCGATGCGCAATCTCGAGGCGCGGCTCGGCGTGCGACTGTTCAACCGCACGACGCGCTCGGTGGCGCTGACCGAGGCCGGCGAGCAACTGTTGCGCCGCGTCCGGCCGGCAGTCGCCGACCTGGAGGACGCGGTCAACGAGGTCACGTCGAGCCGCAACCGTCCTTCGGGGACGATACGGATCAGCGCATCCGAGAGTGCGGCAAAGCCGCTGGTGCGCCACGTGCTGCCCGCGTTTCTCGCGCAGTATCCGGACATTCACGTCGAATTCGTCACGGATTCGCGGCTCGTCGACATCGTCGCGGAGGGGTTCGATGCCGGCATTCGCGTGCTCGACGACGTTCCGCGCGACATGATCGCCGTCCGCTTCGGGCCCGACATGCGGTTCGTCGCGGTCGCTTCCCCGGCCTATCTGGAACGGCATGACGCGCCGCAAACGCCGCACGATCTCGCGAAGCACCGGTGCATCCGCTTTCGCTTCGACAGCGGCACCCTGTTTCGCTGGGAACTGACACGCAGGGGCAAGAGCGTGAGCCTCGACGTCGCGGGCCCGCTGACGCTCGGCAATCTGAACCTGATGGTCGACGCGGCATTGGCCGGCATCGGCATCGCGTGGGTGCCGGACACGCATGCCGCCGAGCATGTCGCCGCGAAACGGCTGATTCCGTTGCTGCAGGCGTGGAGTCCGACGTATCCGGGGCTGTGCCTCTATTACCCCGCGAACCGGCATCCGCCGACAGCGCTCAGGCTCTTTGCCACGGCCGTGCGGGAATGGGCCGAGCGGGATGCGGGCCGGTCGGTCGCGGCGAGTGACCCCCAAGACGGCGAGCGGCCGGTTGCGCGGTCAAGGCGTTCGACGAAGAAGGCGGTGCAGCGCTGATCGTCCGGCGCATGGGCATCTGCAGGCCGTCTGTAGTTCTTTAAGGCGGACCGCGTTTGCGATCAGGCAATCGTGGGGAAAATCAGATAGGCTAGCGTGCAAATTGAGACAATGCCT of the Burkholderia ubonensis subsp. mesacidophila genome contains:
- a CDS encoding LysR family transcriptional regulator, translated to MSRAGLTELTTFITIAEQRSFSGAARIMGVSPSALSHAMRNLEARLGVRLFNRTTRSVALTEAGEQLLRRVRPAVADLEDAVNEVTSSRNRPSGTIRISASESAAKPLVRHVLPAFLAQYPDIHVEFVTDSRLVDIVAEGFDAGIRVLDDVPRDMIAVRFGPDMRFVAVASPAYLERHDAPQTPHDLAKHRCIRFRFDSGTLFRWELTRRGKSVSLDVAGPLTLGNLNLMVDAALAGIGIAWVPDTHAAEHVAAKRLIPLLQAWSPTYPGLCLYYPANRHPPTALRLFATAVREWAERDAGRSVAASDPQDGERPVARSRRSTKKAVQR
- a CDS encoding aldo/keto reductase, with translation MQTRKLGKSGPEVSEIGFGCMGLSYGYGPATDNASGIALIRAAFERGVTFFDTAEAYGPFVNEALVGEAVMPFRDQVVIATKFGFRDGDATQPLDSRPERIRAVAEAALKRLKTDRIDLFYQHRVDPDVPIEDVAGTVKELIREGKVLHFGLSEAGERSIRRAHAVQPVAALQSEYSLWWREPEETILPVLDELGIGFVPFSPLGKGFLTGAIDVRTTFDKSDFRNVVPRFSEENRKANAGLVELLGRIADSKGATRAQVALAWLLARKPWIVPIPGTTKLHRLDENVGAAALELTADDLAAIEAALTQIRIVGERYPAHLQQRVDR
- a CDS encoding TIGR03118 family protein, translated to MSQVSWGLKAAAVIALAAGFTIAHAADDDAYVVTPLVSNLAGAAPKVDPVLQNAWGVAFSPAGSPFWVNDNATGCATLYDGQGTKVPLQVSIPLPGNVIPASACHPVSSINPPNPAPAAPTGIVWNPSSAFLVPGTKIQAAFIFATEDGTLSAWAGGLNPADHAVLAADNSSTPSAASGAVYKGLAFGVNAKGPLLFATNFRAGRIDVFGPNGASGMFTPATTDGGFIDRRIPAGYAPFGIANIDGDLFVTYAQQDDQKHDDVAGNGHGFVDVFDTDGHLLRRFASQGTLDSPWGITRASFAFGRFSGKILIGNFGDGRIGVFDDNGRFVEQLENASGNPLAIDGLWTLTLGGGRNSSPDTVYFTAGPNKETNGLFGTIAPLNGAKGRRSDQNGQ
- a CDS encoding ATP adenylyltransferase family protein encodes the protein MCDSVRPQPGMLWPAVLRRIEHALACGALRPVETTQTTIEDGGVRFLVRQVSSLARKDEEGWKREAGQPAKRASIDPFLPCDPDLFVADITDTHLALLNKFNVIDRHLLVVTRRFESQEALLNVADFTALFTCMAGFQGLGFYNGGAVAGASQPHKHLQIVPLPFAQGEPVPPIAPLLASARDDGSVCAVAGLAFPHAFARLALSPGTPPIDCAQCAFGIYRDLLDATGLHAIDVAGEARQSSAYNLLVMPQGMLLVPRSVECVDGISINALGFAGSLFVRDAAQMQVIRTLGPMAVLRRVAGARAAA